ttgaaaaatgtgtatgcatatatttaacatacatatacaACACAACTTATAATAATCTCCAACAATATGCATGTAGATTTCAAAGAAAGTAAGTATATGtacaaaaataaggaaaatacatatgtattgtaaaatataagtgtacatacatatatacttatttataaaggctatgaaaacaaaaaagggaatatatatatataaaattatgcatgtattaaaatatgtatatgtatatatgtacatatatgaatgcAAAAACTATAggaataaaataatgtaaaaacaaatatgaaagtatgaggatatgtatatatttacagaataaaacaaatgtataaatatatatatataatataaaatatataaaagttaaaagagataaaaaaatataaaacgtatgtaaaatgcatgtatttatataagttttaagaatatatatattataaagaaatatgtatatatactatatattaaaaatgcGTGCATACAtagagaaataataataaatgataataaattatatagtgataattttaaaaattcaaaaattaaaaaaaattgcaaaaaacaaaaaaaaatgaaattaaaattgaacgAGGACCAATTTGAAACGCACGCATTATATGAGGGGGCCTAAATGGAAATAATCCCTTCCCCGAAGCGGTGCGCAGCATTAAGGACcaatttgaaccaaaaataaaatatgcagcCCAATTTACAAAAAGATCAAAACAGGTTTAATCGGCCTTGTTGCAAAAGGAGGGACCAATTGCAAATTTCCCACTGACGTCGAGGAGGCGGATCCTCCCTTCGGTCGGGTCACCGCTGGTCAGCCTgggaaaacgacgccgttttgatcTGTTATTaaaagagatttaaaaaaaaaacatttcagcagattgaaaagaaaaaaaaaacaaggttcCCCCCCTTtcgctctgctagggtttcgcaCCCAAACCCCGTCGCGCCGCCATTCGCCTGGCCAACGCTCCGTCACGACGGAGCCGGCCACCAGGTAAGCACTCCcgttttcttttttatgctatttccttttcttttttaataaaaatataaaaatagaaacaaaaagaacagaaaatagcgaggaaaaaaacaaagaatccCGATTTcaccttgaaaaaaaaaagatctgtacttttaatgttctttttctattttcccctctatttttttggttttttacaCTGAATCCCCCCTTTACAGATTTGATAACGAccctttttatagccgaaagaaaataataataaataaatataaaaatatttccccAACAATATTTGTTGCTTTTGTTGCTATTGCTGCGCTGTATACCTCCTTTTTCGCAGGTTTGGAGGCTAATGGGAGTGCGCGCATGCTGGGGAGGGTCGTGGTGCGAGATTCGTGGCGGCGTGTGAGGGTGAGCGGCGGCGGTGTTGAAGCAAATAGGCTCCTAGGGTttctgttattttgtttttgtgtggGCTAGGTTTTGGGTTAATGTTTGGGCTAGgttaatttgggttttgggcctGTTTATTGGTTTGGGCCCAGGCATATTTGTTTGGTTGGGCCCGGGCATTATTGGGCTTGTACATTCCTTATTTGCAATTTTGGTTTCTATCATTGTGTGcacctttgatttgataaaatatatattgttttatatccATTCTTTACAGATGTGTGAATAATTTCTAAAACTTGCAATACTGTTACAAGtagagttttatttcatttatatttcttatatctataaatataatttttataagtattgATAATATCctattaatcaataaaatatgtacTTCTCTCTTgctattttatttgtaattcttttctctccttattatttatttcataacaagtattaatatattttaattttacggtttatttttactaataattattaaaaaaaatcaaattgaccttttaaggaaaaattatattttcatcaatagatgatatttttttagaataatgaaaatattatttgttgacaccattttttgataaaaactgggtcgacttggattttgaaaacgaaaacgaaaacgggagtcgccaccaatcctttttgataaggtgtaatcggatcaccttgaaaagtggttgtttttaataaatgatttaatttattaaaacaacaattttggtccacaaaattcagaaagacgggttcaggagtcggttacgtacaaggaaggttagcaccctcgtaacacccaaaattggtacctagttgattagttaatgtcttagtgtcgaagattgaaaactttaaagagatttaaaatacaatcatttattgaaatgttgCAAATTTTTGGGAAAgagggcatatttcacgttaatcgaggaaaataatcatatccagtaagttaggatacaataTCTTGAATTCCCGATGTGCGAATGGAtgccaaaaatttacttatttaaaaggtatttagttatctcggatttaaaaaaggggaatcatgcccagtaagttaggacacgacccCTTCTTAATTATcgttaatttaaaaatactcgcataaaacaaaaatggaaaacgcctccttatctcgaagtTACAAGATGTAacatccaataagttagggcccGACATCTCGTAGTTTGAGAATAAGTTTgcctttcattttttatttaaacctcatttgttttaattttaaaaggatattcggttatttaggaccaacgcgagaaaaatcgaagctcagtaagttagggcacaatttctcgaattttctaaatacggaatattgcctttattttcaagattttacccttttgaattttgagtaCGAATTAATGGAATATTTAAAAACCAAATGCGtgcaattttgattatatttgaaaagaaatcgTTTAAAACGAAAAGGATGTCGTACACGATCGTAACAAAATATACAACATACATTTAAAATCCATAACATAATATGCATCATAAAATATACACATAGCATTGAGACTAATAAATCCTAATGATAACAtgcatgaataataataataataataataataataataataataataataataatgcaaatgACAATATAATAGCAACAATAATAACAACCACAATAAACATAATACTAATGAATCTAAAGTTTGAAAAGTATTTAAagatatcaaataaataaatgatggaataaaattgtaataataatgacaaaaatagaataaacaaaccaaattctaaaaaaaataattaaaccaaaataaaattattaaaacgtTGACCAAAAAATggaaataagtaaataaataaccttaacggaaatattaaataaaactgatttttttaaaagaatataaaataaaaaataaaataaaattcgtgGTTTAATAGGCCGAGGATCAAATTGCAATCAGACTCAAATTTCGAGGGCAAAATCACAAAATAAGAAAGATAGGATTGCGAGGGACCGAACTGAAACACGCTTGAAACGTGAGGGACTTATAGGGAAATATTCCCCAGCCCTAAAAAGCGGCGTTTAACCGAGGGAGCTGCGCATGGTCTAAGGACCGAATTGAATAGGCAGCAAAATTTGCGGCCCAATTCCAAAATAACTAAAAGGATTAGATTGTGCTATGTTGTAAAGTCGAAGGGACCGCATGCGCAAATATCCCCTCATATCAGAAAACGTGCGGATCCCATGAATGCGGGTCGGGCTTAGGccaaacggcgtcattttggcCACTGATGCTAAAGTCCAAAATGGCATTGTATTGACCCCAtataaagacaaaaaaaataaatttaaaaaaaattgaaattttatttaaaaaaaacaaaaaacagatACCCTCTTAGTCTTCCTTGGTCTCTCTCAGCCTTTCCCTGGCCGGCCATGGTCGCCACCAGAAGGCATGGCCAGTGTGGGTGGTGGTGGTGTCTTCATGAGAGGGGCTTTAACCGCACCTTAGATCCCACTCGAAGGCCAAGCCTTCTTGACCCAAAAGGCTGAAGGAAAAGGGAGTTTCACACCCCTTTTGGTTCGATTTCGGTGACCCAAAATGGCCTCCGGCGATGGCTCGTGGGACTGTTTCGAGTAAGTTCCCCCCCTTTTcctcccttttttatttctttgttaatcatttttgcatgattttgtaaaaagaattagtaaataataataaaataaaaagaaaaacaaagagagAACAACAACCTTTTAGACTTCTATTATGCTTTTTGATTTCTGATGTGtgtggaaaaaaaaatacagagGTGAAATTTGGGCTCTTATAGCCGGATCTAAATAGCTCTTAATCATTATTCTTTGTCGTTTTCctatttgtttgttgtttttttgtttctgcTGTTGCGTGTGGTGTAACAACtcggtttagaccctagtcggaacagtggttttgggaccacaaatccaagttaaaaaaaatttaatattaaatttggcatttgcagtatgtgaattaatatgtgtgaaaatttcgtatgaaaatttaattgtttgagtgctcaatttgataaaagaacttaatcgcgtaaaatgaaaaagtgactTACTATTTGTGAAAGTGCTATATTGCTATGTTCGTTTAATGTGGAGgccttaaaatgaaattaggcCATTAAATGATAGAATGGACGGTAGTGGACaactatttttatgtttttatattatttcatttaggttaaaaaggtaaaatgacatattaataagaaataaaataaaacaaaatataaaatggcCATTATATTCATCTTTATCACCGAAtgcatgaaagaaaataagccattttcttAGTTTGAGGGTTCGGCAACTTGAATATCAAATTCGGGTATgttctttgttcggtttttgataatttttatatttttgtgatcgttgcttcGAGTGCTAGCaaacccatgttttaatttttgaaattgatgatgaatttggtattttccattgatgttagcttgatgtttttgtggtttgatgatgaaatataaacttttgttgatagattattatgtttaattaagtgatttttgataaaaatgtgtattaaggattaaattgagaaaagtgtaaaattcaaggttaaatgtgtgaataaactaaaaatatgggCTGCTAGTAGTATGGGTAGAATTCGGCCTAACAAGGATTTagtgaaattttgtgtattttatgttattttgaaataagaactaaattgagaaaaatgcgaaatgttaggggctaaaatgaaaatttccatTTATATGTTCTTGaatggaaattgaatgaaatgttgaataattaagttaattttgatattaattagaTTGGAAAAAAGTGGAAATAGGATTTGGATCGGGAAAATCAGAAGTTATCGATTAGTCGTTCCGGTCCGTTCACGtccgtacgaggtaagttcataagtaaataaatgctaataaatttgaatgtatatatgttatatgtgttgaattgatctttaataaatatatgtgtgtatgCCGAATTGAATTTAGAGTTGGAGAACTAGTTACGAGCTTGAATCGATAGAATTACGACGTCCGAAAAGCCCCCtacgaaccataggaatagttaggatacatatgacATAACATAGGATTCCGATATGTGTTATCGTGTAAGACTAAGTCTTGGACGTTGGCATCggtttgaaatttatgtgtaAGACTATGTTTGGGACATCGGCATCatatttgattttgtgtaagaccctgtctgagACAGTGACATCGATATtaattacatgtaagaccacgtctgggacgttggcattgtacgagtttTTTTTAGCTATCCAAGTATCCTATTTGATTCCGAACGGTTCAACTGGCATTCTGAGAAATAAATGAGTATATGAATGTGCATCTGAATCAGGTATGTTGTGATGAATATGAATTTGAGCAATGAACGTGAGTATGATTATGATCATTCGTTATATAATTTATGTGAAAATGAGATGTGAATATTAGCAAGGGAACtatgaacaaattaatcatataaGAAATGTAGAATTGTAATTGTGTTTTTGCCATATATGATTTAGGTACAaatgatttgtatatgaaattttgatatgaaatgtgagtatgattaaaatgatgatatatatgaaatatatgataatGAATGATGTGTTATATATGCTCGTGGAAAGGGAGGCATTTGAAAggattctctcttttttttttttaagagaagagtgaaaaatgaaaatttttaacaaatttttggcttttatagcctaaatgaaacggcgccgttttagccCCCATGACCCGCGCGCGATCCGACCCGCTCCAGGGgtgatccgcgtgttttcatgAAATGGGTTATTTGTGTGCGCAATCCTTCCTCTTTGCGGTGCATTGCAATTCGGccctttttcattattttcttttatttttaatttatcccCATAATTTTGTTTTCGTTTTAATTTGGTCCATTTCAGCTCAGCAAAAACCCTGTTAGCCCTTGCCTTGTCAGCGCGcgttgcaatttggtccttcccgGTTTTTTTACTCCGATTTTGCCTAatattttcgtttttatttcgatttagtccatattttagcaattttattatttagttgttattattgttattattattattattagtattattagtatttctattattatttatattattgttacttattatattattatcatatgATAGTTTAAATATACGTACatgtataatattattattattattatttccttttagacttatttatatatatatatatatatataaataccttttatatgtatatatatataaatttttttcctttctgttTCTCacgaatatatatgtatatttatatatatatatattatatggtttcttttatatctatttatatatatatatttatttatcttattttatttttatatatctcacatatacattttttatatatatttttatgtatatattttttaatatttatatgaatttacgaTCTTATTTATATGTTACGGCTTATTATTCCGCATGTTatcaatttgttctttttatttattttagttatcattgcccgtattatttttatactttcgtATTCGTTATGATATTGCCATGCATATCAACaatgtaatttgctttcacatttttactacgattttcatgttttattttactcgatataacaaaatttgttttgaataaataatatttcgtgtttagattcgagaggatcgtaccctaacttattgggtttcgattttcacgataaatctaaatgcacaaatcttttcaaactcaaattttaaacgatctcgggattttaaaaagaatcgcgtcctaacttactggtcgtgatctcatttttaaatccgagatggctaaaatatcttttaaataagtaaattttagcatttttcattcgcgtatcgagaattcgagacattgtgtcctaacttactggatatggtactctttctcgaataacgtgaaatatgtttcttttcccaaaaattttcattttaatacaatgatcgtatttttaatttttccaagttctcaattttcgacatcaagacattagttaatcaactaggtaccaatttttgggcgttacgagggtgctaatccttcctcgtatgtaaccgactcccgaacccgttttctaaatttcgtggaccaaaaccgttgttttaataaaatcaatttgtttattaaaaacaaccacttttcacggtgatccgatcacacctcaaaaaggattggtggtgactcccgtttttgttttcaaaatccaagtcgaccccgttttcaatcaaaaaaatggtgtcaacacgaAAGATATTTGGCACAAACGATATGGACATCTGAGTTACAAACATTTGGCATTATTGCATAGCAAAAAATTGAGggctttttacacccttaaaccttttataaatgatttttgattttttgtaattttatatataaaattttgatttgctcaaattctcataaattattaacataacatcattttatatttatatattacatgcataaataattaaatttattcaatataaaaataaattactgtatttattttttaaaatttatataattaaataaaaaatatagataccTCCTTTACTATACACAAATtttcaattagaagaaaaaggCTTAgagttttggaaattttaatcAGAAATTTTCTGATTGGAAAAACATAAAGGGAGAGGGTGACGGAAATAATTATAGGAATTCTCATTTATTCCTTTCCAACCCGGCCCCTTTATTTAACACATCCATCCACACAAGAAAACCTCCTAAAAGTTCTGCAAAAATACACAAACAAAGCTACAAAAAACTCATACACAAGATCAAAACCCAAACCAATTTGCAGAAAGgtattagttttaaataaaagtcatGTCACTTTTTAATGTCTAAAATTCAAGCATATTCAaatattcatcattttattttccaaaactcGAAGCATAATGGAGGAGCCTTGAATAAAGGGTGTATCATCGGGCATGTAAGCacaattcttttctttttgaaaagatGCAATCTCTCATGCCTAAAATTTAACCGGGAAAATATtggaatgaaaaaggaaaaaaagaatgacatgaacaaatattaataataacatctttaaaaatcattaaaatgacTTCCAAAATGATCTTAAATAAACTGGCatccaaattaatttatatctaaataattatttgtccagattcatttgggatataatttaaaatattataaaatattattaaaaatataagtaaactTTATAATAACTAttaatgcttatttaaaaaaaattcaaacaagaaATACAACAATATTCATATTTGGTTAAAGTAACATATATAGAGAATCTTTGTACCTCAGGTTAGATCGCGTTTATACCTCAGGTTAGATTAagttgttataaaattaaagaaaaaaaatatagatatccTACTTGTTAGTAAATTAAGTTGTTCATGTTAATTTTCTTCTACGTGACACAAGTTGTATCACaatttttgtgaattaattTGATGGTCAGGATACAAATTCTCTCAGGTGTGGCCTGAGTTCGAATTAAGTTAATCGTGTTGTTAACttgtaattcaaaaaaaaaatctagaagaaaataaaagagttgtTATATTGACATATTAcaaaggggtgttacaaaattgaGAGCACCGCATTATGCATAATCGACCTAGACTAAGGAATAGCCAACATCCTATTAATGCAACAAAGTAGCTTAAGTCAATACTAGTGAAGAAGCCATTACTAGTATAAACAAAACTTGCAAATAAACAAAAGCATACAATAAAAATAGTTCCTTTCCAAAATTCATCATATAAAGTAAAGAATATCGCCAATCCTTGACCTACGCCCATACCTAGTGCTGTTATAGAAATAATATTCTGAAAATAATTGTTATAGAAAGAAAGGAATATCCAACATCCCACTATTAAAACACTAACTTTTGACACCCGATTTACGAAACACATGGACaccattaaaatgaaaagaattccTGAAAATATATTAAGAGTTCTAATTGTTATATCGGTGGGGGCTATGCAAGATATTGATTTATCGAAGGACACTGCCAAAAATGCTAATAGTACTTGAAGTGCAGTCCTAAAATTACGGGGAAAAGTTTTGAGTAGAGCTAATGTTAGGAATAATGTTACGAGGAACACAAGGTAGGTTGGAatacagaagaaaaaaaattccgATTGACCCATGACTGATGACCCTAGTACCCGTGCATCATATGATCCTTTCGACTTTGAGGTATTTTCACCTTGCCAAACACCACCAGGTGGGCTTAGAGTCGCTTGGTAGGTTGCAGTTAGAAGCAGTCCTAAAATGACTAGCAAGGCATTGCGGTCATCGGCTGATATATTGTCCATattttgaaaaactagtattgATGCTTTTATCACATA
This genomic window from Gossypium raimondii isolate GPD5lz chromosome 10, ASM2569854v1, whole genome shotgun sequence contains:
- the LOC105777292 gene encoding ankyrin repeat-containing protein BDA1 isoform X2, coding for MDESLRQAARTGKVNELYTVIQRNGNVLRHFDEVEFIETPLHIAAEEGCIEFAMEMMNLKSSFARKLNHQGLSPLHIAVRKGHKEMALRFLEIDKHLVRVRGKKGKTPLHYLCKVGNQLGLLDPFLEASPDCLQDVTIENRTALHIAIQNNRLDVLQLLIPTVKRKDYYWEVVNRKDKDGNTALHIAAIHNQPKMLKLLLNCKADKHATNHVGLTALAVAQQHNIRENIAILQGFFIPVISNLKHKLEKQAVKYVIKASILVFQNMDNISADDRNALLVILGLLLTATYQATLSPPGGVWQGENTSKSKGSYDARVLGSSVMGQSEFFFFCIPTYLVFLVTLFLTLALLKTFPRNFRTALQVLLAFLAVSFDKSISCIAPTDITIRTLNIFSGILFILMVSMCFVNRVSKVSVLIVGCWIFLSFYNNYFQNIISITALGMGVGQGLAIFFTLYDEFWKGTIFIVCFCLFASFVYTSNGFFTSIDLSYFVALIGCWLFLSLGRLCIMRCSQFCNTPL
- the LOC105777292 gene encoding ankyrin repeat-containing protein BDA1 isoform X1 → MDENLRKAARTGKVNELYRVIQRNGNVLKRVDEVEFIDTPLHIAAEEGCIEFAMEMMNLKPSFARKLNHQGLSPLHIAVRKGHKEMALRFLEIDKLLIRVRGKKGKTPLHYLCKVGNQLGLLDTFLEASPDCIQDVTIENRTALHIAIQNNRLDVLQLLIPTLKRKDYSREVLNRKDKDGNTALHIAAIHNQPKMLKLLLNCKADKHATNHVGLTALAVAQQHNIRENIAILQGFFIPVISNLKHKLEKQAVKYVIKASILVFQNMDNISADDRNALLVILGLLLTATYQATLSPPGGVWQGENTSKSKGSYDARVLGSSVMGQSEFFFFCIPTYLVFLVTLFLTLALLKTFPRNFRTALQVLLAFLAVSFDKSISCIAPTDITIRTLNIFSGILFILMVSMCFVNRVSKVSVLIVGCWIFLSFYNNYFQNIISITALGMGVGQGLAIFFTLYDEFWKGTIFIVCFCLFASFVYTSNGFFTSIDLSYFVALIGCWLFLSLGRLCIMRCSQFCNTPL